Part of the Xiphophorus couchianus chromosome 19, X_couchianus-1.0, whole genome shotgun sequence genome is shown below.
TGTCAAACTCGAGGCtcaggggccaaatctggcccgccacaACTCTTTTAGTGGCCCTCTAGGCTCAAGATGCCAAATTTCTGCAATCCTTTCCTTCAGAATTTCACAATTCTATATTCGcagaaaattgtgcaaaatCAACATCAATTTAAACCGTgagtttatttcacattttctgcaaagattttaaaaatgattgagTTTAATTGATACCAATTCACACCTGCAGGTGGCGATAGTTCTTATTTTTACAACACAGCTGTCTCAGTGTAACTTGATGTAAAGTTATAATTTGTTATTGATATGAGAAGTAACAAAAGTCACATTGAACGTCATATTAAATATGATGaaattccttgcaaatattcctacattagcaccacaaaattagtgattttgactgcaaaaaaatcccaaaaacaatcacaaaatcctggatcAATAAGAAAGGTTTTATGATGTACTTATTGGATGCAGAAACAGCTATTTACCAATATTTCAAGAGTTTgttaattggttttatcaatacattctggcacaaccagccTTGGAGAACATGAAAAGGAGTATGACACTCATGACCCAAGAAGTCATTTATGCGTAGTTGAATAAATACAACTAATCTGCGAAAGCCTCAAAGGTTTCTTAGAGGAAGACCAACAAACCCATCAGTACGTTCTGTAGAATTTTAAATCAGAGTTCAGTTATAAacctttgaacatctcacagagctcTTTTTAATCAATCATCTGAAATTGGAAAGTGCCAAGACATGGCAATCCAGCTAAATCTGAGAGTAtcaatcagagaagcagccaagaacTCCATGGTAACTGGGAAAGCTGTGAGATCCGCAGCTCAAGCGTAAAATTCTGACAACGATACTCTGGTCAAATAAGCCAGAAAACTACCTTTTGTGTTTCATCTTTGTCTAATACAAAAACCTGTTTAACAATCCGACATATTTAAGTGACCAAAAAATCTTAAGACCTCTAAAAACCTGTGAGGGATTTTATAAACACTTGTTgcctaaacaaaaaaacattaatgaatcTGTGGGAGATGACATAAATCTTATTTCATTTCCACATCCAGACATCCAggtttgtttaaagtttgtttcACTAAGTGATCACAGATTTACTGAGTTGAACAGAACCTCCAACATCCTCTGCTGACCTTTTTAATCTGCCTGAACCCAAAGGGTTTAACGTGACGTCACTTCACAAATGCCATAAATTCCACCAAGTCCACCGACAAGCCGACGTTTGCTGGAAACGGGAGCGAAATAATAGATGAAGATGCCAACCAGCATCTGAGTGAGTTTCAGAACGGCGATGAAAAATCTAAAGGAGAAAAATCATAGGAAAAAGTTAGAAGAAGCAAACATGAGAAATGATGGCTGAGGGAGCTCAGGCAGATAAATGGTGGGAGTGGGAGGTGATGCACTGCAGATCCACATTTCAGACTGCAGGCGTGTAAAGTCATATCTGATCTCTGTAGAAGTTTTGGTTTTGTATCAGTGTCTGTTTAAACACAGCTTCCTTCACTCAGTGTTAAATCAGTATCATATGACACCTGACTTAAATGACAGCTGCGGTCAGTTCTTCTGACAGCTGTCATCACATGGTACCAActattatatttacttttttttttggtttttggaaaaatctcagaatttgCAACTTCTTAGAAGTTCCCAGATTCTCCGCCTGGTTTCTAAGAATGCCTCTTGTTTGTGTTGTGCTGCAGGCGGGCCATTCATGGGCCGGAGGTTCGACAGAAGCATATGGGACAGGAAGAGTCTGAGTTGCCTTCTGACAGGGAGCAGGAGAGGACCGTGACGTTAGCTGCATTTCAGAACCAACCGGGCAGGTTGTCTCCTCTGCCGGCGTCAGGTATTTAAAAAATCCCTCTGTAtgttggggattttttttttattattgtactTTCAGCAATAAGTCAGGATGAATCATCTTCAACACAAAATACCCCAACAGTAATTGGTTCATTCTGTCATTCCTTGTGGCATTTTTAATACTCTGCAGGATGTAGccaatcaaaacaaaggaaaactgTCAGCTGAGCTCAGTTTTGTGTCTGAACCAGAAACCAAGATGGTCTGATTAGCAAACGAGCCTGGCCATGGAACAGTGCAAATCTGTTCTTTGGTTACTAAAGCATAACAGAAACCAAatttagaataaatatattGCTTCTTAAAGACATTCACTAGAATATTGTAAACTAAAATAGACTCAGACTGACTGCACACCTGTAAATATTGCAGGTGTGCAGTTTCTGCCACATGTATTTGTAATTcaactcaaaaatactttattaatctcgAAGAGAAATTAAATATCATCATAACTCATATCCAAATATCTTCAAAGAGTCATGGATtttgatgctgtgggcaggaaaggcctccagtagcagtcagtcttggcctctgactgaagactgttgctgtctGACTGTCTTTTCATGACTGTGgtgacatgctaacagcagcagagatgatatttCAAAGCAACACCACCAGTTGACAaactctgctaatccaccttgtttgcttttgccactcctcTTTAACCCTCTGCCTGGTCACATGGTTAGAAAGCTGAGCGTAGACGGCTTGAACTTCTTTGATCCTGCTCTGCATACAAGAAGCCTCCTTTTTAACTCCTCCTGTAACAAAACGATGCCATGTTGCCGTGGTTACACATCATAACaactgcaaaagtaaaaaaaaaaaagaaaagtaagacTGAAAAGCATTCCAGCTCAAAAGCATCCAAAAGCGGAGGGAATCATGCAATGCTTcaaccaataaaaataatgaacaaaagaacaaataagaataataaataagaaattagtataaaacattgaaatgtgaggaaaaataaaaaacaggattgtttaaatattatgcCTATGAGGATGATCCTCCCTGCTGATAATTCTGACTGAATATAAGTGATTATTTAAAACAGTGTAATAACTTAGGTTATTGATTGTGAACTCAAACTCATCATTGCAGTGGCTGAGAGTTTGGATGGTTCAAGGCGCTCTCCAAATCTCAGGAAAGACCGAACGCCGTCACCAAGAAGTCCTTCGCCTTTTGAATTTAACCTAGAAAGAAGCAGCGTCAGCTCCTGCCCAGACATGGTGGGGCACACGGTGAGAGGATGCTTCAGTTTCAGCAAAGTCAAAGATTACATTAAGATCTCTGTAACGTTCCTGATTATTCTTTTCCAGTCGAATAAGGAAACCAAGAAGAGCTCTACGAAAGGTAATACTTTTGGATCAAACAgtaaacagacacaaaacaaaagtattcGTACCTTTCAAACCAGTTTGCGTGTACACCAAAACTATATAGTTTCTTCCATTTCAAAGTTATGCACTACCTTGTGTATTATTTGCAAAttaagtttgtagtttttatgtGACGTGAAAAAGCTCAAGcagtatgaatacttctgcactGCATTGAATACTAATAGTGTTAAaagattgctttatttaactacaaaataaacatttaaggATTATTTAAGTCAAATTAAAAGCTATAGAAAAAGAGCTTTTTGAAGATATATTTACTGAATTACtattagaataaaaaatggatgaaaagcaacattaaagttgaaaataaaggtttttaacaGCTTTAATTTACTCATCTTTccttttgtgttgtttgtggTGGATTCCCAGGAATGTCGACAGCTCTGAGCCGGCGCCGAGTCTCCTGCCGGGACTTGGCTCATCCCGACTGCGACGGCTGGctctggaaaaagaggaaggagaGCAGCGTCTTCATCACCCAGAAGTGGCAGCGCTTCTGGTTTGTTCTGAAAGGACCCAATCTGTACTGGTATAACACGCAACaggtaggggaaaaaaaactttcaaagaatGCACTTTTAGCACTTTTAAGattgtaaatctgatttttgtattttcttcagGATGAAAAAGCTGAGGGTCTCCTAAGTGTATCCAGCTACAACTTAGAGAGTGGTGGAGAGCACAAGAGAAAACAGTGAGTATTCCTTTCATGATGGATCATATTGCAAACctgtaacatttttctttgacgTTGATGGATTTGTGGTTTATGCATTTAAGGTTCAAGAATAAAAGCGAGGTTTTATAATCTCAGGTTATTCTTGTTATTTTGGACAAACCGAAATGCTTCATCATCTTACAGAGGAAAATAATTAGGATTTTTGTGGACCTCCACTGTGTGTTTCATGTGACTCGGACCCTCATCCCTCCATCTTTGTTCTGCAGCGTTTTCCAAATGACCCATAAGAAATTTCAGAACTTCTTCTTCGCCGTTGACTCTGCCGCCGACCTGAGCAAGTAAGCTGGAAACAGAACATCCAacatgattttttcttttttacttattttgtatttattgatagGGTAATGCCAATaagtagaaaaatgtaaaaaatatttcatgcatCCACTCTATTACCTTATTTTATTCACTCACAACAGCATTTGATCATATTGTTTTGGGTGCAGATGCGCGCTGCCCCCTGCTGTTGGAATTAATGGATTCTCTTTCTCCtgcaaaaacagttaaaaaattttaacagcCCCTACAGGTGTGATTTCCTagcagcaataaaacatttttcttaatatttcaacctacagtgccttgcaaaagtatgaaTATCTGTTGTTTTGGTAATTTGTCAATGTTACAATCAGTAAATTCACTGTATTTAGTGGAATTTTGTGTCTTAGTCACAGACCGAACAAACAAAGTAACTTataactttgaaataaaaataaaaaaatacattgtttttgcactttttcGCATGTATTTGGGGCCAGATTTGTAAAGCTAATTGTCCCGTCAAGACATtcactgaatacaaatgcacaacacaattttcagattttttgttaaattgtatAAAAGCACAGactatttttcttccacatcaCACTGTTCATCTTTGTGTTAGTTTGTTAAATAAACTCTCAATAAAATCCACTGATGTTTAAGGCTGCAGCATGACAAACGTTAGGGGAGTGTGAATATTTCTCCAGTGCACCGTAACTTTTgatataataatatttatttttcttcaggtgGATCAACAGTCTGATTATGGCCATACAGAAGCACAAGAGGCTCCAGAAAGGTCCAGATAGTGAAGAAGGTAGCCCAACACTTTTCTATTCACTTTTCTaagcaaaaatcttttttattccattttctaaatgtttgttaTCTGTAGCTGTAATGCTTGTTGAGGCTGCAGTGTCAGCACCAGTGGGAAAACACATAATTGTGTTTCTGAATTATGAAATGTTAACCGTTAGCAGTGAAAGGAGCCTAATTGCTGTTGCTGTGGTTGCCAGGCAGCTGGTTGATAACAATAATGGAAACCAGCGCACACTTAAGGTAATGTCATTATTTCAACAGCCTTGttaatgttttcacagaatGTTACAGCGAAACTGAATCGGAGAGCGAATCGTCTCCTTCAGCTCGCAGGAAAAACAAGGTTGGTGCAATAAAAAAGAgtcaaagcagcaaaaataaatgcgCTTCGACCTGCTGATGGTGTtaatgtgtgtttctgtgtgtgcagCAGAAAGTTCAGTCTAACACTCTGCCTCGACCTAAGGGGAAAATAAACAAGGCGCCATTACCGACTTCTTCAACAGAGGGCAGCAAAGGTACAAATATGCCCTGACAGGACCTGCGCTCctcacactgtaaaaacacaaaaccttactgaatatttttagtctagtttcttgtTCAAATATCCTAGGACActagaaatgagacaaaagtaCTTTGTAAGTAACTTTCCAACAAGATGTAGGATCTTGGTTTAAGTCAATAGTTTCTTACTactgatgaaaatgtactagtaccattggcagataatttcacttataatatgacATTTTGCCCATGTTataataatctgccaatgaaaccaGTAATTTTTcgtcaatattaaagaattactTACTCAAagcaagctcctatatcttgttgaaaagttacttgcaaattatttttgtcttatttcaagtgcactaagatatttacactagaagcaacaacaaaagcactctgtaaggttttgtgtttttgtagtgcaagtcatttcactttctttcttggttcattaataatgaaaagttagatgttttcatgtcatattttgtgtcttttttttaagatggtGGCACCGTGGATGAGATGGGGAGGATGTTTAACAACCTGAAGGAAGGAGGCGTTTCTCTGATTGGCCATGAGCAGCCGTTCACGCAGGACCACTTCAGGAAGTCGTTCATCCGGCGCAACAAGAACCCGGTCATCAACGAGAAGGTGCACACGCTGCGGGCCCTGCACAGCACGCTGAAGGTGAGAGAGGACAGTCCCTCCGGTTTGGAGCTTTCCCGAGAATAATGATTCCATCAACTGTAGTTTAGTTCATGTCAGAACTTGAATTTACTTCTAGAGACGCACCGATCCAATAGCAATATCTGTATCTGTTccgatattgaaaaaaaactcTAGATTGACAATCTGCCTGATCCATAAGGaaagatctattcagtctaattctacgctttgtgctctgagtaaTGTAGAGCACAAAGGTTCAAAACCTTCTTtcgaaccatttgaaagaaggtttgttgcagtttattgaataataatgtttatctttgctatttattttacGCTGTTTTTATGCTCCCATTTGAACTGACTGGACAGATTTAAgttgttttccatgtttgaccaagcttgtggaGCTATTGATGTGTTTAGTGAGCCTTATTAGTGCAAAGTTaccaaataaatttttattctgtacatttatgtctgggtttagaaaaaagaaacgttttaagtcaattcaacatttttttgtgcattgGATCAGAATTGGCTGATGCTGAACCTCAGTTGTAATGGGAAGTAAAAAAAggaagtggatcggtgcatctctatttATTTCACAAGGAACAGTGCATATTAATTAATCTGACTACATTAAAACAACCATGTAAATATACCAGATTTAGCCACGAAGGCTAATTTTCTTTGGttgattgtaaaaaataaagaaaaacaagtaacacAGGCATGGGTAAACATACATAACACattattaaaacaagaaatggttAGTAGTGGTGTAAATTAGCAATCATAAAAAAGCAAATCAcagccataaaaacaaaaatgtgtttattcaaagatgtttattaaaaatataaatgaagttTTGATTATTTAGAAGTTAAATGATTTTCTAAAACAGTTTGGTGATGTGATGCTTCTTAATTCTAAAGGTAATGAGAATGGTAATGGTAAATTAACCAGGTGGTTGGGGATCTGTACGTTTTTGCACTTTAAAGTTAAAAACCAGAGGGGCTTCTTCTGTCAGTTCAGAAGGATTCACCTCCGTTCTGTTGAGCTTGGGGTGGAAAAGCGTCTGCCTGTTTCTTGCAGGCATGTTTGCATTTCAGCTCAGAGCTGCATGAAAACTGAAGCCGCTTTCCTTCGCAGGCGAAAGAAGCCGAGTTGCTGCAGATCAACAAGCTCCTGGATGAGTCGGACCTGACCGCGTCCAAGTACCGGCGGTGGAAGGATCAGAACGAGGAGCTGGTTTCAGAAATCGAGAAGCTGGCCTCGGCTGCAGGTGGCAGGGACGTCACTCCGGCGGGGGGCAGCAGGGGCGGCAGGGACGGCAGGGACGTCGCTCCGGCGGAGGGCGGCGAGGACGTCGCTCCAGCGGAGGGCGGCAGGGACGGCAGGGACATCGCTCCGGCAGAGGGCAGTGAGAACGTCGCTCCGGCGGAGGGAGGTGAGGACGTCGCTCTGGCGGAGGGCGGTGAGGACGTTGCTTCGACAGAGGGCAGTGAGGACGTCGCTTCGGTGTGGGACACGCCTGCTGAGGACGTTGCCTTGGAAACGGTTGCCACGGAAACAGCCGCTGCAGAGACTGAGGCATACAGACTGAGCCTGAGCGACGGTGAGCAGCTCGTCGACGCGGAGCCGTCTGATGTTCGCCTGGAGATCCCTCGGGAGTCTCCGAGTCCCGAGTCGAGCCCGCTGCTGGAACTCTCTCTGGGATCTCTGTCGGACTCCATAAACAATCAGCTGCGCAAAAATGGTGGTCATTACTTCTACATCTAGAACCTCAGCGGCTCAGTAAAGCCTGTTTATTGTTGCCCAATGTTTTTTCCACGGAGCTGTCGAACAGGAGCGCATGTTCTGATATTTACATTCAAGGATCTCTAAACATTGCCTCTCAATCAAAGGCTGCATCCTTAAAGACTTTATTCTCTTGttatatgagaaaaaaatctgccaagtTTTCAGCACATATTTATGAAATTCTGAAATATATTagattttgcattattttaaaattttcctgTAGGTCATGCCTTTTTCATAtgttgtgtaaatattttcccATAATTACTGTTTTCATTGGTTAACTCACAGTACCTTAATAAAGGTataagtgaaaaacatttgatggAACGTTTCCAGCAGAGTTGCAGCTCTTTTGTCTGTGCTTCACTTCACCTCTTCTGTGCTCTTGCTGATGAACTCTTCgtcagactgactgactgt
Proteins encoded:
- the cnksr1 gene encoding connector enhancer of kinase suppressor of ras 1 isoform X5, with the translated sequence MEPIAAWSEERVTKWLQGLDAPTDQYQVSEWHLSGLDLLQLTSQDLEALGVQKIGHQELILEAVEKLCSLTYGMGGENLRGLTEKLRVVAHSLPIAIQGGWRHNSYDGRSATKLPAGVLKNVIELITSARGLFCLLNRYQLSQLSRYTSTQSIFTHCRNLGDIVHKDSTVYEKEKDIISVCRQLVEVCDEILNSSSDSLLTHTAQLESVNLVPATLGDQLGIEIASTSSSNHYVTGTAAEPSTDAYLRVLSGDEVIQVNDQIVVGWSRARLIEKVRENPGGVTLIIKRIPGSLQRKHSIQITPVQKEEEERRVSSEEEEPEGKEENQRHSIFERVAASVRSLSFRRAIHGPEVRQKHMGQEESELPSDREQERTVTLAAFQNQPGRLSPLPASVAESLDGSRRSPNLRKDRTPSPRSPSPFEFNLERSSVSSCPDMVGHTSNKETKKSSTKGMSTALSRRRVSCRDLAHPDCDGWLWKKRKESSVFITQKWQRFWFVLKGPNLYWYNTQQDEKAEGLLSVSSYNLESGGEHKRKHVFQMTHKKFQNFFFAVDSAADLSKWINSLIMAIQKHKRLQKGPDSEEECYSETESESESSPSARRKNKQKVQSNTLPRPKGKINKAPLPTSSTEGSKDGGTVDEMGRMFNNLKEGGVSLIGHEQPFTQDHFRKSFIRRNKNPVINEKVHTLRALHSTLKAKEAELLQINKLLDESDLTASKYRRWKDQNEELVSEIEKLASAAGGRDVTPAGGSRGGRDGRDVAPAEGGEDVALAEGGEDVASTEGSEDVASVWDTPAEDVALETVATETAAAETEAYRLSLSDGEQLVDAEPSDVRLEIPRESPSPESSPLLELSLGSLSDSINNQLRKNGGHYFYI
- the cnksr1 gene encoding connector enhancer of kinase suppressor of ras 1 isoform X3, coding for MEPIAAWSEERVTKWLQGLDAPTDQYQVSEWHLSGLDLLQLTSQDLEALGVQKIGHQELILEAVEKLCSLTYGMGGENLRGLTEKLRVVAHSLPIAIQGGWRHNSYDGRSATKLPAGVLKNVIELITSARGLFCLLNRYQLSQLSRYTSTQSIFTHCRNLGDIVHKDSTVYEKEKDIISVCRQLVEVCDEILNSSSDSLLTHTAQLESVNLVPATLGDQLGIEIASTSSSNHYVTGTAAEPSTDAYLRVLSGDEVIQVNDQIVVGWSRARLIEKVRENPGGVTLIIKRIPGSLQRKHSIQITPVQKEEEERRVSSEEEEPEGKEENQRHSIFERVAASVRSLSFRRAIHGPEVRQKHMGQEESELPSDREQERTVTLAAFQNQPGRLSPLPASVAESLDGSRRSPNLRKDRTPSPRSPSPFEFNLERSSVSSCPDMVGHTSNKETKKSSTKGMSTALSRRRVSCRDLAHPDCDGWLWKKRKESSVFITQKWQRFWFVLKGPNLYWYNTQQDEKAEGLLSVSSYNLESGGEHKRKHVFQMTHKKFQNFFFAVDSAADLSKWINSLIMAIQKHKRLQKGPDSEEECYSETESESESSPSARRKNKQKVQSNTLPRPKGKINKAPLPTSSTEGSKDGGTVDEMGRMFNNLKEGGVSLIGHEQPFTQDHFRKSFIRRNKNPVINEKVHTLRALHSTLKAKEAELLQINKLLDESDLTASKYRRWKDQNEELVSEIEKLASAAGGRDVTPAGGSRGGRDGRDVAPAEGGEDVAPAEGGEDVALAEGGEDVASTEGSEDVASVWDTPAEDVALETVATETAAAETEAYRLSLSDGEQLVDAEPSDVRLEIPRESPSPESSPLLELSLGSLSDSINNQLRKNGGHYFYI
- the cnksr1 gene encoding connector enhancer of kinase suppressor of ras 1 isoform X4; this translates as MEPIAAWSEERVTKWLQGLDAPTDQYQVSEWHLSGLDLLQLTSQDLEALGVQKIGHQELILEAVEKLCSLTYGMGGENLRGLTEKLRVVAHSLPIAIQGGWRHNSYDGRSATKLPAGVLKNVIELITSARGLFCLLNRYQLSQLSRYTSTQSIFTHCRNLGDIVHKDSTVYEKEKDIISVCRQLVEVCDEILNSSSDSLLTHTAQLESVNLVPATLGDQLGIEIASTSSSNHYVTGTAAEPSTDAYLRVLSGDEVIQVNDQIVVGWSRARLIEKVRENPGGVTLIIKRIPGSLQRKHSIQITPVQKEEEERRVSSEEEEPEGKEENQRHSIFERVAASVRSLSFRRAIHGPEVRQKHMGQEESELPSDREQERTVTLAAFQNQPGRLSPLPASVAESLDGSRRSPNLRKDRTPSPRSPSPFEFNLERSSVSSCPDMVGHTSNKETKKSSTKGMSTALSRRRVSCRDLAHPDCDGWLWKKRKESSVFITQKWQRFWFVLKGPNLYWYNTQQDEKAEGLLSVSSYNLESGGEHKRKHVFQMTHKKFQNFFFAVDSAADLSKWINSLIMAIQKHKRLQKGPDSEEECYSETESESESSPSARRKNKQKVQSNTLPRPKGKINKAPLPTSSTEGSKDGGTVDEMGRMFNNLKEGGVSLIGHEQPFTQDHFRKSFIRRNKNPVINEKVHTLRALHSTLKAKEAELLQINKLLDESDLTASKYRRWKDQNEELVSEIEKLASAAGGRDVTPAGGSRDGRDIAPAEGSENVAPAEGGEDVALAEGGEDVASTEGSEDVASVWDTPAEDVALETVATETAAAETEAYRLSLSDGEQLVDAEPSDVRLEIPRESPSPESSPLLELSLGSLSDSINNQLRKNGGHYFYI
- the cnksr1 gene encoding connector enhancer of kinase suppressor of ras 1 isoform X2 is translated as MEPIAAWSEERVTKWLQGLDAPTDQYQVSEWHLSGLDLLQLTSQDLEALGVQKIGHQELILEAVEKLCSLTYGMGGENLRGLTEKLRVVAHSLPIAIQGGWRHNSYDGRSATKLPAGVLKNVIELITSARGLFCLLNRYQLSQLSRYTSTQSIFTHCRNLGDIVHKDSTVYEKEKDIISVCRQLVEVCDEILNSSSDSLLTHTAQLESVNLVPATLGDQLGIEIASTSSSNHYVTGTAAEPSTDAYLRVLSGDEVIQVNDQIVVGWSRARLIEKVRENPGGVTLIIKRIPGSLQRKHSIQITPVQKEEEERRVSSEEEEPEGKEENQRHSIFERVAASVRSLSFRRAIHGPEVRQKHMGQEESELPSDREQERTVTLAAFQNQPGRLSPLPASVAESLDGSRRSPNLRKDRTPSPRSPSPFEFNLERSSVSSCPDMVGHTSNKETKKSSTKGMSTALSRRRVSCRDLAHPDCDGWLWKKRKESSVFITQKWQRFWFVLKGPNLYWYNTQQDEKAEGLLSVSSYNLESGGEHKRKHVFQMTHKKFQNFFFAVDSAADLSKWINSLIMAIQKHKRLQKGPDSEEECYSETESESESSPSARRKNKKVQSNTLPRPKGKINKAPLPTSSTEGSKDGGTVDEMGRMFNNLKEGGVSLIGHEQPFTQDHFRKSFIRRNKNPVINEKVHTLRALHSTLKAKEAELLQINKLLDESDLTASKYRRWKDQNEELVSEIEKLASAAGGRDVTPAGGSRGGRDGRDVAPAEGGEDVAPAEGGRDGRDIAPAEGSENVAPAEGGEDVALAEGGEDVASTEGSEDVASVWDTPAEDVALETVATETAAAETEAYRLSLSDGEQLVDAEPSDVRLEIPRESPSPESSPLLELSLGSLSDSINNQLRKNGGHYFYI
- the cnksr1 gene encoding connector enhancer of kinase suppressor of ras 1 isoform X1, with the translated sequence MEPIAAWSEERVTKWLQGLDAPTDQYQVSEWHLSGLDLLQLTSQDLEALGVQKIGHQELILEAVEKLCSLTYGMGGENLRGLTEKLRVVAHSLPIAIQGGWRHNSYDGRSATKLPAGVLKNVIELITSARGLFCLLNRYQLSQLSRYTSTQSIFTHCRNLGDIVHKDSTVYEKEKDIISVCRQLVEVCDEILNSSSDSLLTHTAQLESVNLVPATLGDQLGIEIASTSSSNHYVTGTAAEPSTDAYLRVLSGDEVIQVNDQIVVGWSRARLIEKVRENPGGVTLIIKRIPGSLQRKHSIQITPVQKEEEERRVSSEEEEPEGKEENQRHSIFERVAASVRSLSFRRAIHGPEVRQKHMGQEESELPSDREQERTVTLAAFQNQPGRLSPLPASVAESLDGSRRSPNLRKDRTPSPRSPSPFEFNLERSSVSSCPDMVGHTSNKETKKSSTKGMSTALSRRRVSCRDLAHPDCDGWLWKKRKESSVFITQKWQRFWFVLKGPNLYWYNTQQDEKAEGLLSVSSYNLESGGEHKRKHVFQMTHKKFQNFFFAVDSAADLSKWINSLIMAIQKHKRLQKGPDSEEECYSETESESESSPSARRKNKQKVQSNTLPRPKGKINKAPLPTSSTEGSKDGGTVDEMGRMFNNLKEGGVSLIGHEQPFTQDHFRKSFIRRNKNPVINEKVHTLRALHSTLKAKEAELLQINKLLDESDLTASKYRRWKDQNEELVSEIEKLASAAGGRDVTPAGGSRGGRDGRDVAPAEGGEDVAPAEGGRDGRDIAPAEGSENVAPAEGGEDVALAEGGEDVASTEGSEDVASVWDTPAEDVALETVATETAAAETEAYRLSLSDGEQLVDAEPSDVRLEIPRESPSPESSPLLELSLGSLSDSINNQLRKNGGHYFYI